Proteins encoded by one window of Micromonospora coxensis:
- a CDS encoding arsenate reductase/protein-tyrosine-phosphatase family protein, translating into MPPFTVLHVCMGNICRSPMAERLLALAVRQRLDRLGVDPARADELLHSHSAGTGGWHAGEEMNPPAARQVLARGGDVDGFAARKLRSDLIDAADLVLTATADQQEYVVALRPDAAARTFVLGEFGRLLGLVDAAALPAAQPTPDAVYARGVALVAAADAAREGASPLHSDDLDDPWGRGDQCFSRVADEIEETVHPLTAALLP; encoded by the coding sequence GTGCCGCCGTTCACCGTCCTGCACGTCTGCATGGGCAACATCTGCCGGTCCCCGATGGCCGAGCGGCTGCTGGCGCTGGCCGTCCGCCAGCGGCTGGACCGGCTCGGCGTCGATCCGGCCCGCGCCGACGAGCTGCTGCACAGTCACAGCGCGGGCACCGGTGGCTGGCACGCCGGCGAGGAGATGAACCCGCCGGCCGCCCGCCAGGTGCTCGCCCGTGGCGGTGACGTCGACGGCTTCGCCGCCCGCAAGCTGCGCTCGGATCTGATCGACGCCGCGGACCTCGTCCTCACCGCCACCGCCGACCAGCAGGAGTACGTGGTGGCGCTGCGTCCGGACGCCGCCGCCCGCACCTTCGTGCTCGGTGAGTTCGGCCGGCTGCTCGGGCTGGTCGACGCCGCCGCCCTGCCGGCGGCGCAGCCCACCCCCGACGCCGTGTACGCCCGGGGCGTGGCGCTGGTGGCGGCCGCCGACGCGGCCCGCGAGGGGGCGTCCCCGCTGCACTCGGACGACCTGGACGACCCGTGGGGGCGGGGCGACCAGTGCTTCAGCCGGGTCGCCGACGAGAT